In Sulfitobacter sp. M39, the following proteins share a genomic window:
- a CDS encoding NAD(P)-dependent oxidoreductase — MAKQPMLKFTTVSRDMPEKRMPNLRREDFKEIYAEYADEKAQEQSSRCSQCGVPYCQTHCPLHNNIPDWLRLTAEGRLQEAYEVSQATNTFPEICGRICPQDRLCEGNCVIEQSGHGTVTIGSVEKYITDTAWENGWVKPIKPKSERAESVGIIGAGPGGLAAADVLRRAGVQVTIYDRYDRAGGLLTYGIPGFKLEKDVVMRRNDQLAEGGVNFELNCDVGVDISFADIRAKHDAVIIATGVYKTRDIQAPGVGGVGLERAIDFLTVSNRKSFGDAVEEFDSGRFNAEGKRVVVIGGGDTAMDCVRTSIRQGATSVKCLYRRDRANMPGSQREVQNAEEEGVVFEWLSAPKGFVGDPVTGVMVQKMRLGAPDVSGRQAPELIEGSDYVEEADLVIMALGFEPEDLPTLWNTPELPVNRWGTVKADYITGATELDGVYAVGDIVRGASLVVWAIKDGRDCAQAILEKMGASVAIAAE, encoded by the coding sequence ATGGCAAAGCAGCCAATGCTCAAGTTTACAACGGTTTCCCGGGATATGCCCGAAAAACGGATGCCGAATCTGCGTCGTGAAGACTTTAAAGAGATTTATGCGGAATACGCGGATGAGAAAGCGCAAGAGCAGTCCAGCCGCTGTAGCCAATGTGGCGTCCCCTATTGCCAGACCCATTGCCCGCTGCACAATAACATCCCCGACTGGCTGCGCCTGACCGCCGAAGGGCGTCTGCAAGAGGCCTATGAGGTCAGCCAGGCCACAAACACCTTCCCCGAAATCTGCGGCCGCATCTGCCCGCAGGACCGTCTGTGCGAAGGCAACTGTGTGATCGAACAATCGGGCCACGGCACTGTGACCATCGGCTCGGTCGAGAAATACATCACCGATACCGCGTGGGAAAATGGCTGGGTCAAGCCGATCAAACCCAAGAGCGAACGCGCCGAATCCGTTGGCATCATCGGCGCGGGCCCCGGTGGTCTGGCCGCGGCGGACGTGCTGCGCCGCGCGGGTGTGCAGGTCACCATCTATGACCGCTATGACCGCGCGGGTGGTTTGTTGACCTACGGCATCCCCGGTTTCAAGCTGGAAAAAGATGTGGTTATGCGCCGCAACGACCAGCTGGCCGAAGGTGGTGTTAACTTTGAACTGAACTGCGATGTGGGCGTCGACATCAGCTTTGCCGATATCCGTGCCAAGCATGACGCCGTGATCATCGCGACGGGCGTCTATAAAACACGCGACATCCAGGCCCCCGGCGTGGGCGGTGTGGGCCTTGAGCGCGCGATTGATTTCCTGACCGTGAGCAACCGCAAAAGCTTTGGCGACGCGGTCGAAGAATTCGACTCCGGTCGTTTCAACGCCGAAGGGAAGCGCGTTGTCGTGATCGGCGGCGGTGATACCGCGATGGACTGTGTACGGACCTCGATCCGTCAGGGGGCGACCTCGGTCAAATGTCTGTACCGTCGTGACCGCGCCAACATGCCCGGCTCGCAACGCGAAGTGCAAAACGCCGAGGAAGAAGGCGTGGTATTTGAATGGTTGTCCGCCCCGAAGGGCTTTGTCGGGGACCCGGTCACAGGTGTTATGGTGCAGAAAATGCGCCTTGGTGCGCCAGACGTGTCAGGTCGTCAGGCACCTGAGCTTATAGAAGGCTCGGACTATGTCGAAGAGGCGGATCTTGTGATCATGGCGCTTGGGTTTGAACCCGAAGACCTGCCCACGCTGTGGAACACGCCCGAGCTGCCGGTCAACCGCTGGGGCACGGTCAAGGCCGACTATATCACCGGCGCGACCGAACTGGATGGCGTCTATGCCGTGGGCGATATCGTGCGCGGTGCGTCGCTGGTGGTCTGGGCCATCAAGGACGGGCGCGACTGTGCGCAGGCGATCCTTGAAAAGATGGGGGCCAGCGTGGCCATCGCGGCCGAATAA
- a CDS encoding MarR family winged helix-turn-helix transcriptional regulator, producing MANTFKVFHKLQIAHSALFRAADRRTRNKIGLTTSQLAVLLILSRKDGQPISDLSSTLAMGKSSLTGLVDRMCAKGLVRRSPSPVDGRVIHIYLEQPGRAVLERGAGEISQFNAALLAPFPAEEQIIIERFLTHLADNADGIVNGPLPPKKELADD from the coding sequence ATGGCCAATACATTCAAGGTTTTCCACAAACTCCAGATCGCACATTCAGCGCTCTTTCGCGCTGCCGACCGTCGGACGCGCAATAAGATAGGGCTTACAACATCACAGCTAGCGGTGCTGTTGATCCTCTCGCGAAAGGACGGGCAGCCCATCAGTGATCTCTCTTCGACCCTAGCAATGGGCAAGTCCAGCTTGACCGGTCTTGTGGATCGCATGTGCGCCAAGGGTCTGGTGCGGCGGTCGCCGTCGCCGGTGGATGGCCGCGTCATACATATCTACCTTGAACAGCCGGGCCGCGCGGTGCTTGAACGGGGTGCGGGCGAAATCAGCCAGTTCAATGCGGCGCTGCTTGCGCCTTTTCCTGCTGAAGAACAGATCATTATTGAACGTTTTCTGACGCATCTGGCGGACAACGCGGATGGCATCGTGAACGGCCCTTTACCGCCCAAGAAAGAGCTGGCCGATGACTGA
- a CDS encoding undecaprenyl-diphosphate phosphatase translates to MTLFQLLLVAIIQGLTEFLPVSSSGHLILLPTLTGGPDQGLAIDVAVHVGTLLAVVLYFRSEVAEATIGLGRLLRGKMDTPGARLAALLILATLPVLVVGLTFKLLGIDEMLRSVAVIGWTMLLFGIVLYWADHTGRSDREAGDWDVKGAVWMGLAQALALIPGTSRSGITITAARKLGYDRASAATLSMLMSIPTILASGALLSLDVIGQADAQLARDASIAAGFAFVAALAALVLMMRLLRSVNFTPYVIYRILLGAALLVYAYS, encoded by the coding sequence ATGACCCTGTTCCAACTGCTGCTTGTCGCAATCATTCAGGGGCTGACAGAGTTTCTGCCTGTCTCGTCCTCGGGCCATTTGATCCTGCTGCCGACGCTGACCGGCGGGCCGGATCAGGGGCTTGCGATTGATGTCGCGGTGCATGTCGGCACGCTTCTTGCGGTCGTGCTCTACTTCCGGTCGGAGGTCGCAGAAGCCACCATCGGACTTGGTCGCCTGCTGCGCGGCAAGATGGACACCCCCGGCGCAAGGCTGGCCGCCCTGCTGATCCTCGCAACACTTCCGGTGCTGGTCGTCGGCCTGACGTTCAAGCTGCTGGGGATTGACGAAATGCTCCGCTCTGTCGCGGTGATCGGCTGGACCATGCTGCTGTTCGGTATCGTGCTTTATTGGGCGGATCACACGGGGCGCAGCGATCGGGAGGCCGGCGACTGGGATGTCAAAGGTGCCGTCTGGATGGGGCTGGCGCAGGCGCTTGCGCTGATCCCCGGCACATCGCGGTCAGGCATCACCATTACCGCCGCCCGCAAACTGGGCTATGACCGCGCCAGCGCTGCCACGCTGTCCATGTTGATGTCGATTCCCACGATCCTCGCCTCTGGCGCGCTTTTGTCACTGGACGTGATCGGGCAAGCCGACGCGCAGCTCGCGCGCGACGCGTCGATCGCGGCGGGCTTCGCCTTTGTCGCTGCACTGGCGGCACTGGTCCTGATGATGCGCCTGCTGCGCAGCGTGAATTTCACCCCCTACGTCATCTATCGCATCCTGCTGGGGGCAGCGCTTTTGGTATACGCCTACAGCTAA
- a CDS encoding alpha/beta hydrolase family protein — MTEGIPPKTIRFAASDGWELEADIHTSSSPKIAVLISAGTGFPRQFYSGLATYLARQGAVVLTYDYRGIGGSKGKDLAGSGIDYPDWGRLDAPAALDALEDAAPGLPLTHLCHSVGGHFVGLMPNQSKITRHAFVSVGTGFFGGHHLRNIPSELYFWWVLGPYLLLRYGYIKPAGGWRGEALPPKLFKTWRRWSQRRSYFQPDLATKLAPHHYDEVTAPIRSWIFSDDPIATPSTASDLLNCYPAVPHEVILRTPSQVGVTRIGHEGALRKGREALWAEFSDWLMAAP; from the coding sequence ATGACTGAAGGCATTCCCCCGAAAACGATCCGCTTTGCCGCCAGCGATGGATGGGAGCTGGAGGCCGACATTCATACCTCATCTTCCCCGAAAATCGCGGTATTGATCTCGGCCGGGACGGGGTTCCCGCGTCAGTTTTATAGCGGCCTCGCGACCTATCTGGCCCGCCAAGGTGCCGTTGTCCTGACCTATGACTATCGGGGGATTGGGGGATCAAAGGGCAAGGATTTGGCCGGATCCGGGATCGACTACCCCGACTGGGGACGGCTTGATGCGCCTGCTGCCCTGGATGCGCTGGAAGACGCGGCACCGGGCCTGCCGCTTACCCATCTGTGCCACAGTGTCGGCGGGCATTTTGTCGGCCTCATGCCGAACCAGTCCAAGATCACCCGACATGCATTTGTCTCTGTCGGGACCGGTTTTTTCGGCGGCCACCACCTGCGCAATATCCCGTCGGAGCTTTATTTCTGGTGGGTGTTGGGCCCCTATTTGCTGCTGCGCTACGGCTATATCAAACCGGCGGGCGGCTGGCGGGGCGAAGCGCTGCCCCCGAAACTGTTCAAGACATGGCGCCGGTGGAGCCAGCGCCGCAGCTATTTTCAACCGGACCTCGCAACGAAACTGGCACCGCATCACTACGACGAGGTCACAGCCCCTATCCGGTCGTGGATCTTTTCCGATGACCCGATTGCGACGCCGTCAACCGCATCCGACCTTTTAAACTGTTATCCAGCCGTCCCGCACGAGGTGATCCTCCGCACACCATCGCAGGTCGGTGTAACGCGGATCGGTCACGAGGGCGCATTGCGCAAAGGCCGCGAAGCTTTGTGGGCCGAATTCAGCGATTGGCTCATGGCCGCGCCTTGA
- a CDS encoding tautomerase family protein yields MPVIRVEVPEDTDKSIKRRIREGVKQAVIDTLAPKEIKYDYVAVREAFGEIGDGLPLVTVDLRPGREAERKKALVDAIAEILLAELGVDPVDLYVLFRETAAENHYTGGSPLPAWVPADQ; encoded by the coding sequence ATGCCTGTCATTCGCGTTGAAGTACCAGAAGACACAGACAAATCTATCAAACGCCGCATCCGTGAAGGGGTTAAACAGGCCGTGATCGACACCCTCGCGCCCAAGGAGATCAAATACGATTATGTTGCGGTCCGCGAGGCGTTCGGTGAGATCGGGGACGGGCTGCCGCTGGTCACAGTTGATCTTCGTCCCGGGCGCGAGGCAGAGCGCAAGAAAGCGCTGGTGGACGCCATCGCCGAGATTCTTCTTGCCGAGCTTGGCGTTGACCCTGTCGACCTTTACGTTCTGTTTCGTGAGACCGCTGCTGAAAACCACTATACTGGTGGGTCCCCATTGCCTGCATGGGTTCCGGCCGACCAGTAA
- a CDS encoding enoyl-CoA hydratase: protein MTENIKLHTDQRVTTMTIARPEKRNAITQDMYAAMADALEDYAKSDAVRAFVITGAEDYFTSGNDLQDFAKGTRSDGVPPVIRFLTAISTCPKPLIAAVNGPAIGVGVTMLLHCDLIVAADTATFSTPFVQLGLVPEAASSLLLPATVGMAVANDMLLANRVLDAAEALRFGLVSRVAPSSDLATEVASLASGLAQAAPTSVIKTKSLLRHGKDQMTAQMDRESVLFAEQLKSPEFAEVVAAKMQKRQPVFK from the coding sequence ATGACCGAAAACATCAAGCTACACACCGACCAACGCGTCACGACGATGACCATCGCGCGACCCGAAAAGCGCAATGCCATCACACAGGATATGTACGCCGCCATGGCCGATGCGCTGGAAGACTATGCCAAGTCCGACGCGGTGCGTGCCTTCGTGATCACAGGTGCGGAAGACTACTTTACGTCCGGGAACGACTTGCAGGATTTTGCCAAGGGAACCCGCAGCGACGGCGTGCCGCCGGTTATCCGGTTTCTGACCGCAATCTCCACCTGCCCCAAACCCCTGATTGCCGCCGTAAACGGACCGGCGATTGGTGTTGGGGTGACGATGCTGCTGCATTGCGATCTGATTGTCGCCGCCGACACGGCCACATTCAGCACGCCATTCGTCCAACTGGGACTGGTACCCGAGGCCGCCTCCTCGCTTTTGCTGCCCGCCACCGTCGGCATGGCCGTGGCGAACGATATGCTGCTGGCAAATCGCGTCCTTGATGCAGCGGAGGCGCTGCGCTTTGGGTTGGTGTCGCGTGTCGCTCCCTCGTCTGATCTCGCCACCGAAGTCGCGTCGCTTGCGTCTGGTTTGGCGCAGGCGGCACCGACTTCGGTTATCAAAACCAAGTCGCTGCTCCGTCATGGCAAAGACCAGATGACCGCCCAGATGGACCGTGAATCAGTACTGTTTGCCGAGCAGTTGAAATCTCCGGAATTTGCGGAGGTCGTCGCCGCCAAGATGCAAAAGCGCCAGCCAGTCTTCAAATAG
- a CDS encoding haloacid dehalogenase type II: protein MSDRTDFSTIVFDVNETLLDISTLEPFFDRVFGNAAVLREWFPELILYSQTVTLSGLYAPFGDLAGGVLRMVGENKKIAIQDSDVSELKSLIGSMPAHADVVPALTKLRDAGFTLVTLTNSAPSPAPTPLEKAGIAALFDDHFSVAEVGHFKPHPSTYQMVADRLGVDVSSLCMVACHIWDTIGAQSVGCRGAFIARPHNSILHVPGVPEPDFTSHDLAKLADQIIQAQKEAE from the coding sequence ATGTCAGACCGCACAGATTTTTCGACCATTGTTTTCGACGTAAACGAAACCCTGCTGGATATCTCGACACTAGAGCCGTTCTTTGACCGCGTGTTCGGCAATGCCGCGGTTCTGCGCGAATGGTTCCCAGAGCTGATCTTGTATTCGCAAACGGTGACCTTGTCCGGGCTCTATGCCCCCTTCGGAGATCTGGCCGGCGGTGTTCTGCGGATGGTTGGCGAGAATAAAAAGATCGCCATACAGGACAGCGACGTATCCGAGCTCAAGTCACTGATTGGATCGATGCCCGCCCACGCCGATGTGGTCCCGGCATTGACCAAATTGCGCGACGCGGGGTTCACGCTTGTGACCCTGACGAACTCCGCCCCATCCCCCGCGCCGACACCACTTGAAAAAGCCGGCATCGCTGCGCTTTTTGACGACCATTTTAGCGTGGCCGAGGTTGGTCACTTCAAACCTCATCCGTCGACATATCAGATGGTTGCCGATCGTCTGGGCGTCGACGTCTCAAGCCTGTGCATGGTCGCATGTCATATCTGGGACACCATCGGCGCGCAGTCCGTGGGGTGCCGCGGTGCCTTTATCGCGCGGCCACACAACAGCATCCTGCACGTGCCCGGCGTGCCCGAACCTGACTTTACCTCACATGATCTCGCCAAGCTCGCAGATCAGATCATTCAGGCACAGAAGGAGGCCGAGTAG
- a CDS encoding complex I NDUFA9 subunit family protein produces the protein MAKLVTVYGGSGFVGRYIVRRMALAGWRVRVAVRRPNEALFVRTYGTVGQVEPIFCNIRDDASVHDALQGADAVVNCVGILAEAGKNTFDAIQADGAERIARLAAAEGVARLVQISAIGADAEADSEYAQTKAMGEAGVLKHMPQAVILRPSIVFGPEDDFFNRFAGMTRISPAIPAVGADTLFQPVYVDDVAHAAELAVTGKAPAGIYELGGPEVESFRGLMQRMLDVVNRRRMVVALPMFVAKVIAFGLDVLQSVTLGLVKNNTLTRDQVKNLAHDNVVGEGAQGFDALGISPVSMGSVLPEYLWRFRPSGQYDEIKQSAKNLRT, from the coding sequence ATGGCAAAGCTGGTCACGGTTTACGGCGGCTCCGGGTTTGTGGGGCGGTATATCGTTCGTCGCATGGCGTTGGCGGGATGGCGTGTGCGCGTCGCGGTGCGTCGCCCGAACGAGGCGCTGTTTGTGCGCACCTACGGCACTGTGGGCCAGGTCGAACCGATCTTTTGTAACATCCGTGATGACGCGTCGGTGCACGATGCGCTGCAGGGCGCTGATGCAGTGGTGAACTGCGTTGGTATTCTGGCCGAGGCTGGCAAGAACACCTTTGACGCTATTCAGGCCGACGGGGCAGAACGCATTGCGCGCTTGGCCGCCGCCGAAGGGGTCGCGCGTTTGGTGCAAATCTCTGCCATCGGGGCGGATGCCGAGGCGGATAGTGAATATGCCCAGACCAAGGCGATGGGGGAGGCAGGTGTGCTCAAGCATATGCCGCAGGCTGTTATCCTGCGCCCGTCGATCGTGTTCGGCCCCGAGGATGACTTCTTTAACCGTTTCGCCGGTATGACGCGGATCAGCCCTGCGATCCCTGCTGTGGGGGCGGATACGCTGTTCCAGCCAGTCTATGTAGATGACGTGGCCCACGCGGCGGAGCTTGCGGTAACAGGCAAGGCCCCTGCCGGTATTTACGAATTGGGTGGCCCCGAGGTCGAAAGCTTTCGCGGCCTGATGCAACGTATGCTTGATGTGGTGAACCGTCGCCGCATGGTTGTCGCCTTGCCGATGTTCGTGGCGAAGGTGATCGCCTTTGGCCTTGATGTGTTGCAATCGGTGACGCTCGGCCTGGTCAAGAACAACACGCTGACCCGTGATCAGGTCAAGAACCTGGCGCATGATAATGTCGTGGGCGAGGGCGCGCAGGGCTTCGATGCTTTGGGGATCAGCCCCGTGTCCATGGGCTCTGTCCTGCCCGAGTACCTGTGGCGGTTCCGCCCCTCGGGCCAGTATGACGAGATCAAGCAATCCGCGAAGAACCTGCGGACCTAA
- a CDS encoding alpha/beta fold hydrolase, which yields MQSHTATVDGINMRWEETGSGDPVILIHGIPTCPALWRDVAPLVQGHRVLAWEMPGYGASIPEGKDRDISISAQADYLVAWMRSMGIERAVLAAHDLGGGVAQIAAVRYPEKVSGLMLTNAISYDSWPVPIVDVIARTGAIAKHAPDGSLHQLLKLIYSKGHETDAAAEAAFETHAPHYDRHGEAAAFVRQAQSLDVNDTKSIADQLPALNIPARIVWGAADEFQKFEYAERLAKDLGAPLRSIEGGLHFTPEDHPAIIAEEINALLRSVNGG from the coding sequence ATGCAAAGTCACACCGCCACCGTCGATGGAATCAACATGCGTTGGGAGGAAACGGGATCAGGCGACCCTGTCATCCTTATTCACGGAATCCCAACGTGCCCCGCCCTCTGGCGCGATGTCGCTCCGCTGGTTCAGGGGCATCGGGTCCTGGCGTGGGAGATGCCAGGCTATGGCGCGTCTATCCCTGAAGGGAAAGACCGCGACATTTCCATCTCGGCACAGGCAGATTATCTTGTGGCTTGGATGCGCAGCATGGGTATTGAGCGCGCAGTACTCGCCGCGCATGATCTGGGGGGCGGCGTCGCGCAGATCGCGGCTGTGCGCTATCCCGAAAAGGTCAGCGGTCTGATGCTGACCAATGCCATCAGCTACGACTCCTGGCCTGTGCCGATCGTCGATGTGATTGCGAGAACCGGTGCAATTGCAAAGCATGCGCCCGATGGTTCACTCCACCAACTTCTGAAGCTGATATACTCCAAGGGTCACGAGACAGACGCAGCCGCCGAAGCGGCATTTGAAACGCACGCGCCGCACTATGACCGCCACGGCGAGGCTGCGGCGTTTGTGCGACAGGCGCAGTCACTGGATGTTAACGATACAAAATCGATTGCCGATCAATTGCCAGCGCTGAATATACCCGCGCGGATTGTCTGGGGCGCGGCGGATGAATTCCAAAAGTTCGAGTATGCAGAGCGTCTTGCTAAAGACCTTGGCGCGCCGCTTCGGTCGATTGAAGGTGGGCTGCATTTCACGCCCGAGGATCACCCTGCGATTATCGCCGAAGAAATCAACGCATTGCTCCGCTCGGTGAACGGGGGCTGA